A window from Acropora palmata chromosome 14, jaAcrPala1.3, whole genome shotgun sequence encodes these proteins:
- the LOC141866635 gene encoding uncharacterized protein LOC141866635 — MTVSLPEEKLNKLKEQTLSLSRKPQCSIRELAHVIGLIVSSFPAIKPARLYYRDLEVCNIAALSSSDGDYNAIVYLSQLARDSLRWFVVNSHLYNGTRISKPSKVMTMTTDASRLGWAVVCDGVSSSGLWSSKEQAMHINWLELSAVLFGVKCFVHSHNCLVKVFCDNSTAVTYINNLGGMVPSLHAVSKSIWEWCFAHHCVLEAFHIPGSSNLQADSLSRQYNRNLEWKLHPTVFKWISNSLFVPDIDLFASRLNFQTSVYVSWCPDPGAWAVDAFSFCWREFKPYIFPPFSLLGRILTKLKVEEVPDALVIAPWWPTAHWYPPLLQLLVQRPILLPQWDELLTLPQEDFIHPLKDVMRLAAWHVSGITYRSEEFLQGQPAMCSSHGVQGQKSSTQRLGNVFVAGVIGNREILFKQI, encoded by the coding sequence ATGACTGTTTCTCTTCCAGAGGAGAAGTTGAATAAGTTAAAAGAGCAAACATTGTCTTTGTCGCGGAAACCGCAATGTTCTATTCGTGAACTAGCACATGTTATTGGACTAATCGTTTCCTCCTTTCCTGCCATTAAACCAGCCAGGCTTTACTACCGTGATCTTGAAGTCTGCAACATAGCAGCTTTGAGTAGCAGTGATGGAGACTATAAtgcaattgtttatttgtccCAGCTTGCCAGAGATAGTCTACGGTGGTTTGTTGTTAACAGTCATTTATATAACGGTACTAGGATTTCAAAACCATCAAAAGTGATGACTATGACTACAGATGCATCCCGTTTAGGATGGGCTGTGGTCTGTGATGGAGTTTCAAGTAGTGGTCTGTGGTCCTCAAAGGAGCAAGCGATGCATATTAATTGGCTTGAACTTTCTGCAGTTCTTTTCGgtgtgaaatgttttgttcattCACACAACTGCCTCGTCAAAGTATTTTGTGACAATAGCACTGCTGTAACATATATTAACAATTTGGGAGGAATGGTTCCTAGCCTCCATGCAGTTTCCAAATCTATTTGGGAATGGTGCTTTGCACATCACTGTGTGTTAGAGGCATTTCATATTCCAGGTAGTTCAAATTTACAGGCTGATTCACTTTCTCGGCAGTATAATCGAAACCTTGAGTGGAAACTTCATCCAACCGTGTTCAAGTGGATTTCAAATTCATTATTTGTCCCAGATATAGATTTGTTTGCATCGCGTCTCAATTTTCAAACGAGCGTTTATGTTTCATGGTGCCCGGATCCAGGAGCCTGGGCTGTAgatgccttttctttttgctggaGGGAATTCAAACCTTATATTTTCCCTCCTTTCAGTTTGTTAGGCAGAATCCTAACAAAGCTCAAGGTGGAGGAAGTTCCAGATGCTCTAGTCATAGCACCTTGGTGGCCAACAGCACATTGGTACCCACCGCTCCTCCAATTATTGGTCCAGCGTCCTATTCTTCTACCCCAGTGGGACGAGCTCCTAACTCTGCCTCAGGAGGATTTTATTCACCCTCTCAAAGATGTAATGCGCCTAGCCGCGTGGCATGTATCCGGGATAACCTACAGGTCAGAGGAATTTCTCCAAGGGCAGCCAGCTATGTGCTCAAGTCATGGCGTCCAGGGACAGAAAAGCAGTACTCAGCGGCttggaaatgtttttgttgctggtgTGATCGGAAACAGAGAGATCCTCTTCAAGCAGATCTAG